Proteins from a genomic interval of Salvelinus sp. IW2-2015 linkage group LG14, ASM291031v2, whole genome shotgun sequence:
- the LOC111973363 gene encoding DNA-dependent metalloprotease SPRTN yields MDEDFLLAIQLQEQFNSEASTNSTNDDNSYGQTTKKRKVESSSDVIPYPRPSIAPEKPMSIVDESWETLDPSPDVRAMFLEFNDTFFWGKLSGVEVKWSPRMTLCAGVCSYEGRGGLCSIRLSEPLLKLRPRRDLVQTLLHEMIHALLFVTLNNRDRDGHGPEFCKHMDRINQATGTKITVYHTFHDEVDLYRQHWWRCDGPCRTRKPYFGYVKRAMNRAPSAQDTWWGDHLRSCGGTYTKVKEPEGYGKKGKKTDTSQGKTDTSKDKKPTDKPTSNSKPSSTAIAGSGLQDIRNIIPFSGKGFLLGGSSQPSSFQLKKPIVNSPTTPFTTPVSPRLVLSPPAQATAKGIDSPGRPGLSCPQKKGSTSTTTSIAGGAHGPFRGLKPHVKKSVSNTKAFVNISGSPVRIYKSNTTVSKPQSDSSDTFKTKTEQRSVQDLFNASGWKSGSAASSSTSTASKPPDETKSAFSTVGGLNFGQPAKAVSSSDTRQLDSHFSGVAATSKPAVSLEPHPSKYFKGPKKPXGVNIPVSRKRPWEDRTSAHIFDFFQQTIGESSPSTSRSTREDIAMPTTPAAHPAVQNNSASSASLTVNVSCPVCQAMVQESKINGHLDSCLL; encoded by the exons ATGGACGAAGATTTCCTGCTTGCCATTCAGCTGCAAGAGCAATTTAATTCCGAGGCATCCACAAATTCAACAAATGATGACAACAGCTATGGCCAAACCACCAAAAAACGGAAAGTTGAGTCTAGCAGCGATGTCATCCCCTATCCACGTCCATCTATTGCTCCAGAGAAACCCATGTCAATCGTGGATGAGTCGTGGGAGACGCTTGACCCAAGCCCAGATGTGAGGGCGATGTTCCTGGAGTTCAATGACACGTTCTTCTGGGGAAAGCTCAGTGGTGTTGAAGTCAAATGGAGCCCCCGAATGACACT GTGTGCAGGTGTGTGCTCTTATGAAGGACGAGGTGGACTGTGTTCTATTCGACTCAGTGAACCTTTACTGAAACTCAGACCCCGTCGGGATCTTGTACAG ACACTTCTGCATGAGATGATCCATGCACTGCTCTTCGTGACTCTAAACAACAGGGATCGTGATGGGCATGGACCTGAGTTCTGCAAGCACATGGACAGAATCAACCAAGCTACTGGCACTAAAATCACA GTCTATCACACATTCCACGATGAAGTGGATCTCTACCGTCAGCACTGGTGGCGCTGTGATGGGCCCTGTCGAACTCGCAAGCCTTACTTTGGATACGTGAAGAGGGCAATGAACCGTGCCCCCTCAGCCCAAGACACATGGTGGGGGGACCACCTGCGTTCCTGTGGGGGGACTTATACCAAGGTCAAGGAGCCGGAGGGTTATGGAAAGAAAGGCAAGAAGACAGACACCAGCCAAGGCAAGACAGACACCAGCAAAGACAAGAAGCCTACAGACAAGCCCACAAGCAACAGCAAGCCTTCCAGTACAGCTATTGCAG GCTCTGGTTTACAGGACATAAGGAATATCATCCCATTCAGTGGCAAAGGCTTTCTGCTTGGAGGGAGTTCGCAGCCATCGTCATTTCAACTCAAGAAACCTATTGTCAACAGTCCCACAACACCCTTCACTACTCCTGTGTCCCCCAGGCTTGTGCTGTCACCTCCAGCTCAGGCGACGGCAAAAGGAATTGACTCGCCTGGACGGCCAGGTCTGAGCTGCCCACAGAAGAAGGGGAGCACAAGCACCACAACTTCCATAGCAGGGGGAGCACACGGTCCATTCAGAGGACTGAAACCCCATGTTAAAAAATCTGTCAGCAACACCAAGGCATTTGTCAACATCAGTGGCTCACCTGTTAGGATTTACAAATCCAACACCACTGTGTCCAAGCCACAAAGTGACTCCTCAGACACTTTCAAGACCAAAACAGAGCAAAGGTCTGTCCAAGACCTCTTTAACGCCAGTGGCTGGAAGTCTGGAAGTGCAGCTAGTTCTAGTACCTCCACTGCCTCAAAACCTCCAGATGAGACTAAAAGTGCATTTTCAACTGTGGGTGGTTTGAACTTTGGACAACCAGCCAAAGCTGTCAGTTCCTCAGACACCAGACAACTGGATAGCCATTTCTCTGGTGTTGCGGCCACATCAAAACCTGCCGTGTCCCTCGAGCCTCACCCCTCAAAATATTTCAAAGGCCCTAAAAAGCCTAYTGGAGTCAACATTCCAGTTTCTAGGAAGAGGCCTTGGGAAGACCGCACCTCTGCTCACATCTTTGACTTCTTTCAGCAGACAATTGGTGAGTCATCACCATCCACGTCAAGGAGTACAAGGGAGGACATTGCCATGCCGACAACCCCAGCAGCCCATCCTGCAGTTCAGAACAACTCTGCCAGCTCTGCAAGCCTTACTGTGAACGTCAGCTGCCCTGTATGCCAAGCCATGGTGCAAGAGTCAAAAATCAATGGACATTTAGATTCCTGTCTCTTGTGA
- the LOC111973362 gene encoding exocyst complex component 8 has product MAEQANRLRKQLESANFDPQNYVKHLSQQSDGDRDLQEHRQKIQTLADETAQNLKKNVYKNYRQFIETAKEISYLESEMYQLSHILTEQKSIMESITQSLLSTDKDETAKEMLAAFPKDTEEVKQRTLTTLLEKVEGCKNIMDTPGRXLVYNGDLVEYDVDNMAQLQKVHAFLMNECLLIATWLANRQGTVKYKYNALYDLESFAXVNVNDQPPMKDMLKILMFPESRIFQAENSKIKKEWLEILDETKKKKVTXEKQNXEEVEJPKSPVRPDAXVSTNPFDDXEXNPFDSEEAVDLXLEWIQELPEDLEVCIAHRDFEGXVDLLDKLKXYLKDQPVKXRVNXXRVKVDERVRQLTEVLVFELSPDRSLRGGPKATRRAVSQLIRLGQXTNACXLFLKNRAAAVQTAIRQLRIEGATLLYIHKLCNIFFTSLLETAKEFEMDFAGNTGCYSAFVVWSRSSMKMFVDAFSGQVFDSKESLSTAAECVKVAKEHCKQLSEIGLDLTFTLQSLLVKDIKSALQSYKEIIIEATKHRNSEEMWRKMNLMTPEALTKLKEEMCSCGMSSFSQYTGDDCWVNLSYTLVAFTKQMMAFLEEGLKLYFPELHMVLLESLREIILVAVQHVDYSLRCEQEAEKKAFILQNASFLHDTVLPVVEKRFEEGVGKPAKQLQDLRKSGRTIRVNPDSTMSQV; this is encoded by the coding sequence ATGGCAGAGCAGGCGAACAGACTGCGCAAGCAATTAGAATCAGCTAATTTCGACCCGCAGAATTATGTCAAGCATCTCTCACAACAATCTGATGGCGACAGAGATTTGCAGGAACATCGTCAAAAAATACAGACACTGGCAGATGAAACGGCTCAAAACCTGAAGAAAAATGTCTACAAGAATTACAGACAGTTCATCGAAACTGCCAAAGAGATTTCATACTTGGAGAGTGAGATGTACCAACTGAGTCATATTTTGACAGAGCAGAAAAGTATAATGGAGAGCATTACCCAGTCTTTGCTCTCAACAGATAAGGATGAAACTGCGAAGGAGATGCTGGCAGCATTCCCTAAAGACACAGAGGAAGTGAAACAGAGAACACTGACTACACTGCTTGAGAAAGTGGAGGGGTGCAAAAACATTATGGACACCCCAGGCAGGTWTTTAGTGTACAATGGCGACCTGGTTGAATATGATGTGGACAACATGGCACAACTTCAAAAAGTGCATGCCTTCCTGATGAATGARTGCCTTCTCATTGCCACCTGGTTAGCGAATCGCCARGGTACAGTGAAGTACAAATACAATGCACTGTATGATCTGGAGAGCTTTGCKATRGTCAACGTGAAYGACCARCCCCCAATGAAGGACATGTTRAAAATCCTGATGTTCCCKGAAAGCCGCATATTTCAGGCAGAGAACAGCAAGATTAAAAAGGAGTGGctggagatccttgatgagacKAAGAAAAARAAAGTSACWKAYGAAAAACARAAYAKGGAAGAGGTAGAGMTMCCCAARTCACCTGTGAGACCAGAYGCCTRGGTRTCGACCAACCCTTTTGATGACYAAGAGYCCAACCCTTTTGACTCAGAGGAGGCAGTGGATCTGYGKTTGGAGTGGATCCAGGAGCTTCCCGAGGACCTGGARGTGTGCATTGCCCAYCGGGACTTTGAAGGTGSRGTGGACCTCCTGGACAAGCTGAARGASTACCTGAAGGACCAGCCTGTCAARKRGAGGGTGAAYYARRTCAGGGTGAAGGTGGATGAGCGTGTCCGACAGCTGACGGAGGTSCTGGTGTTTGAGCTRTCTCCTGACCGTTCCCTCCGRGGYGGACCCAAAGCYACCCGTCGGGCKGTGTCTCAGTTAATCCGGCTGGGGCAGRCCACCAAYGCCTGTGWGCTCTTCCTMAAGAACCGAGCCGCTGCTGTGCAGACCGCCATCCGCCAGCTGCGCATTGAGGGGGCTACTCTGCTCTACATACACAAGCTTTGCAACATCTTCTTCACTAGCTTGCTGGAGACTGCCAAAGAATTTGAGATGGACTTTGCCGGTAACACAGGCTGCTACTCTGCATTTGTGGTCTGGTCCCGGTCATCCATGAAGATGTTTGTGGATGCATTCAGTGGGCAGGTGTTTGACAGCAAAGAGAGCCTCTCCACTGCAGCTGAGTGTGTCAAGGTGGCCAAGGAGCACTGCAAGCAGCTCAGTGAGATTGGCCTGGACCTCACCTTCACACTGCAGTCCCTCTTGGTTAAAGACATCAAGTCAGCCCTGCAAAGCTACAAGGAGATCATCATTGAGGCCACCAAGCACCGCAACTCTGAGGAGATGTGGAGGAAGATGAACCTGATGACTCCAGAGGCACTGACCAAGCTGAAGGAGGAAATGTGCAGCTGCGGCATGAGCAGCTTCAGTCAGTATACAGGAGACGACTGCTGGGTCAACCTCAGCTACACCCTCGTGGCCTTCACCAAACAGATGATGGCTTTCCTAGAGGAGGGGCTGAAGCTCTACTTCCCAGAGTTGCACATGGTGCTGCTGGAGAGCCTGAGGGAGATCATTCTTGTGGCTGTACAGCACGTTGATTACAGCCTGCGGTGTGAACAGGAGGCAGAGAAGAAAGCTTTCATTCTACAAAATGCGTCCTTCCTTCACGATACTGTACTCCCTGTGGTGGAGAAGAGGTTTGAGGAAGGAGTGGGGAAACCTGCTAAGCAGTTACAAGACTTGAGAAAGAGTGGACGGACCATTCGTGTCAATCCTGATAGTACTATGTCTCAGGTCTAG
- the LOC111973364 gene encoding protein FAM89A — MNGKSANGTAGGTLAFIEGLPPLPKSLSGLLNSSGGSWREMERMYAKKTMIQDDLSRGRNNSDNLLANKPANLDAALALLRKEMVGLRQQDMSLLCQLWSLHESIQEYKGSCHDLSAGHGIENGYFDEDDEYYQETSTTPTDQPEGSEATSPKNGTSKDSWLGDSFHITI, encoded by the exons ATGAACGGTAAATCGGCAAACGGCACAGCGGGCGGAACACTGGCCTTCATTGAGGGGCTACCCCCACTGCCGAAGAGCCTGAGCGGCTTGCTGAATTCAAGCGGCGGGtcttggagagagatggaaaggatgTATGCAAAGAAAACCATGATCCAAGACGACCTTAGTCGTGGGCGAAACAATTCCGACAATCTGCTTGCGAATAAACCGGCCAACCTTGATGCGGCTTTAGCACTCCTCCGAAAAGAAATG GTGGGGTTGCGTCAGCAGGATATGTCTTTGCTGTGTCAGCTCTGGTCCCTTCACGAGTCAATCCAGGAGTACAAGGGCAGCTGCCATGACCTCAGCGCCGGGCACGGGATAGAGAATGGCTACTTTGATGAAGATGATGAATACTACCAGGAGACGAGCACAACACCAACTGACCAACCGGAGGGAAGTGAGGCGACYTCTCCCAAAAACGGGACTAGCAAGGACTCCTGGCTAGGAGACTCTTTCCACATCACCATCTGA